From the Euphorbia lathyris chromosome 6, ddEupLath1.1, whole genome shotgun sequence genome, one window contains:
- the LOC136232766 gene encoding mitochondrial import receptor subunit TOM20 isoform X1, which produces MDMQNDFDRILFFEHARKTAEDTYNKNPLDAENLTRWGGALLELAQFQNIGDSKKMVSDGISKLEEALLIEPTRSDTLWCLGNALTSYAFLIPDQDEAKEFFVKATGCFQQAVDEEPENELYRKSLEVTAKAPELHMEIHRAQQGMGGAPAFGSSTSTTSSKVEKKGSNDLKYDIFGWVILVVGVVAWVGFAKSHMPPPPTTPPR; this is translated from the exons ATGGATATGCAAAATGATTTTGATAGGATACTCTTCTTTGAGCACGCTCGTAAAACCGCCGAGGATACCTACAATAAGAATCCTCTCGATGCTGAG AATTTAACAAGGTGGGGAGGAGCTCTGTTGGAGTTGGCCCAATTTCAAAATATCGGGGATTCGAAAAAGATGGTTTCAG ATGGAATATCAAAGCTGGAGGAAGCACTGTTGATTGAACCAACGAGGTCTGATACTCTTTGGTGCCTGGGAAATGCTCTTACTTCATATGCATTTTTAATCCCTGATCAGGATGAAGCCAAGGAATTTTTTGTTAAAGCAACTGGCTGCTTTCAGCAGGCTGTTGATGAG GAACCGGAGAATGAACTTTACCGCAAGTCTCTAGAAGTGACTGCTAAG GCTCCAGAATTGCACATGGAGATTCATAGAGCTCAGCAGGGGATGGGGGGTGCACCTGCTTTTGGATCTTCTACTTCAACAACAAGTTCTAAG GTTGAAAAGAAGGGCAGCAACGATCTCAAGTACGACATATTTGGATGGGTGATTTTAGTTGTCGGCGTTGTTGCTTGGGTTGGATTTGCAAAATCCCatatgcctccacctcctaCAACTCCTCCGAGATGA
- the LOC136232766 gene encoding mitochondrial import receptor subunit TOM20 isoform X2 codes for MDLLRKETGATYGISKLEEALLIEPTRSDTLWCLGNALTSYAFLIPDQDEAKEFFVKATGCFQQAVDEEPENELYRKSLEVTAKAPELHMEIHRAQQGMGGAPAFGSSTSTTSSKVEKKGSNDLKYDIFGWVILVVGVVAWVGFAKSHMPPPPTTPPR; via the exons ATGGATTTGTTAAGAAAGGAGACAGGTGCAACAT ATGGAATATCAAAGCTGGAGGAAGCACTGTTGATTGAACCAACGAGGTCTGATACTCTTTGGTGCCTGGGAAATGCTCTTACTTCATATGCATTTTTAATCCCTGATCAGGATGAAGCCAAGGAATTTTTTGTTAAAGCAACTGGCTGCTTTCAGCAGGCTGTTGATGAG GAACCGGAGAATGAACTTTACCGCAAGTCTCTAGAAGTGACTGCTAAG GCTCCAGAATTGCACATGGAGATTCATAGAGCTCAGCAGGGGATGGGGGGTGCACCTGCTTTTGGATCTTCTACTTCAACAACAAGTTCTAAG GTTGAAAAGAAGGGCAGCAACGATCTCAAGTACGACATATTTGGATGGGTGATTTTAGTTGTCGGCGTTGTTGCTTGGGTTGGATTTGCAAAATCCCatatgcctccacctcctaCAACTCCTCCGAGATGA
- the LOC136233000 gene encoding uncharacterized protein — protein sequence MEGTKLYVHSSTMSLRFPSSSRMLLSRVPPFPSRVSFGMSIPYHFPVSAMAVKRSPKRLKYSAPRFTKEGNMLYVEANTSGADNWKLDPVVELLKAGAVGIIPTDTVYALVCHLKSHEAIDRLRRIKNVEPSKPLSILCHSFRDIDKYTTGFPRGDGQGHANIFRAVKHCLPGPYTFILTASKDLPKQCVRYGTATPKFASRKDVGVRIPGDVICQAILEKVDTPLISTSVKWPKDNEWMLDPVVIADIYGPEGVDFVVDGGIRVADPSTVVDMTKLPPKVIRQGKGPILNWMVAEDDGESAMQGEDLMASGA from the exons ATGGAAGGAACTAAATTGTACGTTCACAGTTCCACTATGTCACTCCGCTTCCCCTCCTCCTCGAGGATGCTACTGAGCCGCGTCCCTCCGTTTCCAAGCCGCGTTTCGTTTGGTATGTCTATTCCTTATCATTTCCCTGTCTCAGCCATGGCCGTCAAAAGAAGCCCCAAGCGTCTCAAGTATTCTGCTCCCCGTTTTACAAAg GAGGGTAACATGCTTTATGTGGAAGCTAATACATCAGGAGCAGACAATTGGAAGTTGGATCCTGTTGTGGAACTTTTGAAGGCGGGAGCTGTAGGGATCATTCCTACTGATACTGT GTATGCATTAGTTTGTCATTTGAAAAGCCATGAAGCCATTGACCGTCTTCGAAG GATAAAGAATGTAGAACCTTCCAAG CCTCTTAGCATCTTATGCCACTCTTTTAGAGACATAGATAAGTATACAACTGGATTTCCTCGTGGAGATGGCCAAGGACATGCAAATATTTTTCGAGCTGTCAAACATTGCTTACCTGGACCA TATACTTTCATCTTAACCGCAAGTAAAGACTTACCTAAACAGTGTGTGAGGTATGGTACGGCAACACCCAAATTTGCTTCAAGGAAAGATGTGGGTGTTCGTATCCCTGGTGATGTCATATGTCAAGCAATATTAGAAAAGGTGGATACACCACTTATATCCACAAG TGTTAAGTGGCCCAAGGATAATGAGTGGATGTTAGATCCTGTTGTAATAGCTGATATTTATGGACCAGAG GGTGTTGATTTTGTTGTTGATGGTGGCATAAGAGTTGCTGATCCTTCTACCGTGGTTGACATGACTAAGCTGCCGCCAAAAGTCATACGGCAGGGAAAG GGACCTATTTTAAACTGGATGGTAGCAGAAGATGATGGTGAATCTGCAATGCAGGGTGAAGACCTCATGGCTTCTGGTGCGTAG